The stretch of DNA AGCGCAGTTGTCGGACCCAATGACAGAGTTGTTGCGAACAACAAAAGTTATTACGGGTTTGTAATGACTTTAAGGCTACCAGGGGAAGGCAAGTACACAGTAAAGGCCGAGCTTCTTTCATCGTCAAATCAGGTGGTTCAGACTGATGGTTATCAGGTCATTGTGGACACGACACCACCGACCGCAGGCGAAATTGCGATCACGTCCCCCTATGGTGGCGGCATCATGGCCGATGGTCTTATTGCCGTTGCGAAAGTAGATAACCAGACAGGTTTAGCCAGTGTCTCCATATCCAATATTCATGACAGCAACTCTGTCAAGTCAATTAATTATGAACTTCTGACATCCAATTCTGGCATTGTTGTCAAATCTGGTGATGCTCAGTATGCCGAGAATTCGGATTCTATAGACTTAAAAAGAACTTTCTTTGCAAATACATTCAATGTTGATAATGGAAAATATAGACTCAAGTTCAAAATTAATGATATTGCTGGCAACACTTCAACATTAGAAAGAGCGTTGTATGTAAATTCAGCCTGTCCTGATACGCCGGAGTTTATGGGTCTTTATGACCCCAATTCAACAAGCAACTTTCTTGATATTCCTGCGTTGAAGGGATTTGTTGGTCCAAGCAACGGAAAGAATATTGTTAAGTTCAATCCAGCAAAAGCCTTGTATCGCGTCAAAAAAAATCAATCGAGAGATTTTGACCCGATCTGGGGCGGTTACTTTGCAAATATGGGAGTCGCAAAAACCGTATTGACAGCAGATGAAGATTATGCTTACTTGGTGATGGATGGGCCTGTAAATGAACTCGGCAACTTCCCAAACGAAACGCATAGGTGGACTAATACGTCAACACATGCTTGTAAGTCAATGGCGGTGCCAAATGCTGAGATTGACCCTTTGCAGTCAGCACCGGAGCCACAGTTCACGGAGGCATATATTGATGGATATGGTTGGGGGGCTAATACTTTCTACACGAAAGATAAAAATGTTCCTGCAGATACCAAAGTTTCACGTCTCCGATTTCATATCAAGGCACCTAGAGGCTATGACATTCAGGTTTCGCAAGGTAAGCCTTCATGCGTAATTCCGGCTGGTGAAGTTTCGTGTGAAATGGAAGTTGATTTTCCATTTAACACTTCAGATTCGCATGGTGCATACTCATTTAATGGCGTATTTAAAAGAGCGTCAGACGGCCAGCTTTCACTGTCAGGAAATGGGCGATTTTTCTACTGGGATAAGAAGAGTCCGACGATAACATCTGTATCCCATATCCGGGAAATAAAGGAATTTGTTTTTACTGTAAATGAGCCAGGCACAACCTCATATGGGATGGGACTAAATAAGGGATATATCGATGCAAAAAATAATAGAAGTGGAGTGGTGACGGAAATTGCCGAAGTCAGTGGAAGAACATCTGCAGGTAACGACCATAATCTCACGATTTCATATAAGTCTCTTCCTGATGGAGAATACACTTTTTCATTGAGAGCATTGGATAATTATGGTAACTCTGTCGAAAAAAGTGTTGATGGTGTTTATGCGATTGATTCGACCCCGCCTGTTCTGAACATTGTTGCCGGAACCTCGATTTCGACACTTGATGATGTCAAGATTAACTTGAGTGATGCACTGGACAAAACCCCCAGAATAACCGAGGTAAACCTGAAGGGCGGGGCGTCCAATGAGAACGTTTTTTTGACTGTGCGTTCACTTTCTGCGGGAAATTATGCTCTGGAATACCCAGTGATGTTTCCAAGTATGAAGGAGAATGAAAAATATACTCTAAGCATCAAGGCTCAAGATAGTCAAGGAAATGAGGTCCAGAAAAGTGTGACTTTCAAGTATGAGCCGAATCAGATCGCACTAAAGGGAAATTCTTCAAAGATTTCGATTCCGGCTTTTGAAGGCGATTACGTGCTGGAAGGCGGGAAGAAAATCCTGGAAACGGAAAAATTTACACTGAAAGATGGATCTAACGTTGTTGGTGTCTATGACATCTTCTTGACGCTTAGATCAGATTCAGAGGCACCCGTTCGCGTTAATGGTGTTGAAGTTTCGCCAGGGGAAACTAAAACTGTTATCAAGGACTACAACTTTGGTTCTAACGAAAGCAAAATTGCATTTGATATAAAGCCTGGTGCTCAATTCAAAAAAGGTGTTGCGAATATCCTGGTTTCCTCTTCCGCCCCGAATTCTCCAATCGTTGTTGGTGAAGTAACGATGTGGAAGCCAGAGATAGATGTCACCTTCCCTTCGCGTAGCATTGTTCAGGGAATTGAGAATTACACTGTTGCTCTTCGACCAGAAACATCAGCAACGTGCCAACTGACTACGCAAGAGACGAAGGCGAAGGCGGCAAACAATCTTCTTGCTCCGGTTTGTCTCGTGGACTTTTTTTCAAAACCTGTTGGTGACAGTATTCAGGTCGATGTGGCGAATGGTGTTGACCTCATTGGTCGTATGAATCAAGTCGGAAGGGAGGGTGTTTCATTTTCGCTGTATGTGTACGACAGCAAAGGGAAAAAGAATCAGGTGCAGAGTGGTATAGCATCGGTGAACTCGGTATCTGCTTTGGGATCTGTATCACTTGCTGCTACCGATGATATATCCAATGTGGTTCATTCAATTACTGATGCCGGTGTGAGGCTGAAGATTCAAGATGGCTACAAATGCAGTCTCACAATGAACAGAGATGCGGCGATTCAAGATGCTGCCACTCGGTCAACTGAGCAAGCGAGCAATTATTGCTTTGTTGATTGGATCAAGACCCCACCAGGGCTGGTTCAAGATGAGCGGTCTGACACGCCCTATCTTCGTGGCGTTGTCTCGTCTGAGGGGGTGCACCCGATCTCCTGGCGCGTGAGTCTGTTTACCAAAACTGGGGCTGAAATCAAGCTCAATGAGCAGTCAATCAACCTGACGGCGGTGAACCCACCTAAGCCCGAGATCCTTATCAACTCCAAGAGCTTGGTACCAGACGCTGAAAACGTGTTGGTTGTTCCGATGGCGGGCGGGTACATCGGTGATGTCGAAATCAAGTCGGTACGTGCCGCTCTGGACCTATCCATCGCGCGTGGTACTGAAGTCTTGGAACAGGCAAAAATTGAGCAGTCGATGGGCCTGTCCAACAATTCGACCTTTCGACGATTGAATGCGGACGCCCGTAATCTGTGGGAAGTCACGAAGTACAAGGTTGCAGCGGCCTTTACCGCACTTCCTAGTGTGAAACAGGAGGTCGTGTACAGCGTCTATGCAGCGCCCAGCGAAAGTGTGAAGCCAGTCATCAAACTGGATTCAGACACAGCTGTTAACACCTCGCCCATGAAGGTGGTGGTCACGATGAGCGACCGAGGCTCAACCTCTTCGACCTATACCCCCGAGACAATGGGGAAGTGGAAGGTGAGGTTGGTGCGAGTCATGACTTACAACAAGCGCGAAGAGCTTGCTGCACCAGTTGCGATCTCTGAAACTGGCGAGGCTGTATTCAATGTCGATGTTGGCAGTTTAGATTCGACGGCTCTGCGGTTCGTGGCCGAAGCTGAGCTAGAAAGTCCTGTACCTGGCTACAAGCGAGTGGCAGAGTCGCCTCAAGGTGCCTTCGTCACCATTTCACGAGGCGGAGAGATCACATCAGCCATATCTAGCCGTCGAACGTCTGGAGAAGCCCCCTTCACGAACACCTTCAAGCTGAGCATCGATGAGCGTTTGGATATGCGCGCTGTGGGCGATGTTGCCTGGGAGGTCAGTTCTGATGGTGGAAAGAGCTGGGTGGCGCACGATGTCAAGAACAAATCACAACGCTTCATGTTTGTGAATGTCTTCGACAAAGGTACACATCAGGTCCGCGCAAAGGTGGTCAATGCTAATTCGCTGAAGTCCAAGTATTCGGAGCCAGTGGAAGTCATTGCTTACGACAAACCGAAACTTGTGCTCACAGGTGCTCAAGCCTTCTACGTGGGTGGTACCGCCAAGGTCACAGCTGCCCTAACGCTCAATGGGAAGCCAATGAACACAGGAGATGCAGTAGTTGAATGGTCTGTAGACAACGGAGAAACCTTCAATGAAGGATCTACCCAGTTCGAGATCAAGCAGTCTGAAGTGGCCCGAGTGCGTTTGGTGGCCAGAGCGCGCTCTAAGGAAGCGCCTGCAGAGGACATGAGTGGCTACAGCGTTGTTCGAAAAACTGTGGAATTCCTGAAGATGAAGCCGCCGCGCGTCTACGTCGATGGCCCAATTCGGGTCGAGAAGGGAAAGACCTATGAACTGGCTGCACGGGTGACACCTCCGTATCGAGACATGGATTTGTCGTTCGATGGCGAGTTCACTCTACCGAATGGAACTGTTCAGAAGGGCACATCCATCCAATACACCCCCAGTGATGAAGATCTTGCATCGCAAACGATTAACGTGACCTACACGGCATGGGCACAAGGTTTCCGTGAAGATGGGGCTGAGTCCACCTACGTTTTCAAGACAAAGGTTTGGGAGTATGTGTGGCCAACCTTTGGCTTGGAGATCAAGAGAACCGCAAAGGTTGCACCTTCAGAGGTGACGGTCAAGATCCGGCCTATCGCATTCAGTGGCAACCTTGAAGAGCCTACCTATAGCTGGACTCTTCCTACCAAGGCAGTCATTACGGACTCTAGCAAGGCGACACAGCGCACCTTCAAGATCCTTGAAGACGGTGTGTATGAAATTGGCGTTGTTGTGAAAGATGCCCGTGGCCATGAGACTGTGATCAAGCAAGATCTGGCAATCGCTGAGTCTGCCCCCTACAAGGTGGAACTTCAGTACTCTGGGTCGAACGCAATCAACCGCGCCCCCTTGGATGTCCTGCTACGACCATATGTGACTGGTGGCCATCCGCTTGACCGCATCGACACACGCTCGTTCACCGTGAATGGTGAAAAGCTGGATGTCGCGGGACACTATGGCCGAATCACTCTTAATGCTGGTAATCACGATGTAGCGTTCAGCATCCGCAGCAAAATGGGTGAGGAAGCTGAGGCAAAGGTGCGGATCAGTGTGAAAGAAAACACTCTGCCAACATGCACGCTGACACAGCGAGAAACAGTAGGCTCCTGGCTCTTCTATGCATCCTGCAAAGATGAAGATGGCCGCATGAGGTCCTATGAATGGACGGTAGACGGTGAGGTGAAAGCGGTTACTGGTGATCGCCTGACGCTGAACCGCATTGGCGATGCAAAAAAGCCTAATGTCCAGCTGATCGGCATCGATGATGCAGGCGGGCGTTCGCAGCCAGCCGCGCTGCAGTAACGCTCAGTAGCTGCCAATGACAAAGGCCTGCGCTCATCGGGAGCTGCAGGCCTTTTTTGCGCATGACGGGTGCCCAAGCGACAAGCTCATGCAGGAGCAGTAAATGCCATTTCTGCAGTGGGATTCCTGCTGTACAGATCTGTCTCACTTCTGAATAGAACGCGCTCACGTTCTACTGTGTGGAGATGGAAGATCTCAGAACGCTCTGTGATGCGGCCAGCCTCATCCAAACTGTCCTGGATGCTCCCGTCACGGTAGCGAGGCACCAACTCCATGCGCGGTTGAGCTGATGCGGGTGTCCAATTTTGTGCAGCTGATGGCCAACGGTTTCCGAATCCGCCAAGGCTGGGAGACATTGTGTGCCACAGGACCATGCTCTCAGTAATCGCATCCATCTCGGAATCCAAGATCACGTATTGGACCTTATGGGTTACAACGCGCTCCGCGCCTACTGCCCATCGTGTGATGGTCGTGAGCTGGTTGATGCGAGTGGGAGACTCTATCAAGAGTCCGTTGATGGCTTTTTGGCCGACCTTGCGGCAACCCACCAGGTAGTTCTTGTTGGGGTATGGACGCCTTGCCACCAGCTCATGTCCATTTCGAAGAAATATGCCGAGCGTCGGACATTCAA from Comamonas testosteroni encodes:
- a CDS encoding Ig-like domain-containing protein, whose amino-acid sequence is MNFRRKSGALFLIAAAGLLHGANAEVVQYEFTDTLKKTKTVQASSAIDFLNPSGDIAVTVSAGIDRKIRLTAIDATGKQIATQTSAVVGPNDRVVANNKSYYGFVMTLRLPGEGKYTVKAELLSSSNQVVQTDGYQVIVDTTPPTAGEIAITSPYGGGIMADGLIAVAKVDNQTGLASVSISNIHDSNSVKSINYELLTSNSGIVVKSGDAQYAENSDSIDLKRTFFANTFNVDNGKYRLKFKINDIAGNTSTLERALYVNSACPDTPEFMGLYDPNSTSNFLDIPALKGFVGPSNGKNIVKFNPAKALYRVKKNQSRDFDPIWGGYFANMGVAKTVLTADEDYAYLVMDGPVNELGNFPNETHRWTNTSTHACKSMAVPNAEIDPLQSAPEPQFTEAYIDGYGWGANTFYTKDKNVPADTKVSRLRFHIKAPRGYDIQVSQGKPSCVIPAGEVSCEMEVDFPFNTSDSHGAYSFNGVFKRASDGQLSLSGNGRFFYWDKKSPTITSVSHIREIKEFVFTVNEPGTTSYGMGLNKGYIDAKNNRSGVVTEIAEVSGRTSAGNDHNLTISYKSLPDGEYTFSLRALDNYGNSVEKSVDGVYAIDSTPPVLNIVAGTSISTLDDVKINLSDALDKTPRITEVNLKGGASNENVFLTVRSLSAGNYALEYPVMFPSMKENEKYTLSIKAQDSQGNEVQKSVTFKYEPNQIALKGNSSKISIPAFEGDYVLEGGKKILETEKFTLKDGSNVVGVYDIFLTLRSDSEAPVRVNGVEVSPGETKTVIKDYNFGSNESKIAFDIKPGAQFKKGVANILVSSSAPNSPIVVGEVTMWKPEIDVTFPSRSIVQGIENYTVALRPETSATCQLTTQETKAKAANNLLAPVCLVDFFSKPVGDSIQVDVANGVDLIGRMNQVGREGVSFSLYVYDSKGKKNQVQSGIASVNSVSALGSVSLAATDDISNVVHSITDAGVRLKIQDGYKCSLTMNRDAAIQDAATRSTEQASNYCFVDWIKTPPGLVQDERSDTPYLRGVVSSEGVHPISWRVSLFTKTGAEIKLNEQSINLTAVNPPKPEILINSKSLVPDAENVLVVPMAGGYIGDVEIKSVRAALDLSIARGTEVLEQAKIEQSMGLSNNSTFRRLNADARNLWEVTKYKVAAAFTALPSVKQEVVYSVYAAPSESVKPVIKLDSDTAVNTSPMKVVVTMSDRGSTSSTYTPETMGKWKVRLVRVMTYNKREELAAPVAISETGEAVFNVDVGSLDSTALRFVAEAELESPVPGYKRVAESPQGAFVTISRGGEITSAISSRRTSGEAPFTNTFKLSIDERLDMRAVGDVAWEVSSDGGKSWVAHDVKNKSQRFMFVNVFDKGTHQVRAKVVNANSLKSKYSEPVEVIAYDKPKLVLTGAQAFYVGGTAKVTAALTLNGKPMNTGDAVVEWSVDNGETFNEGSTQFEIKQSEVARVRLVARARSKEAPAEDMSGYSVVRKTVEFLKMKPPRVYVDGPIRVEKGKTYELAARVTPPYRDMDLSFDGEFTLPNGTVQKGTSIQYTPSDEDLASQTINVTYTAWAQGFREDGAESTYVFKTKVWEYVWPTFGLEIKRTAKVAPSEVTVKIRPIAFSGNLEEPTYSWTLPTKAVITDSSKATQRTFKILEDGVYEIGVVVKDARGHETVIKQDLAIAESAPYKVELQYSGSNAINRAPLDVLLRPYVTGGHPLDRIDTRSFTVNGEKLDVAGHYGRITLNAGNHDVAFSIRSKMGEEAEAKVRISVKENTLPTCTLTQRETVGSWLFYASCKDEDGRMRSYEWTVDGEVKAVTGDRLTLNRIGDAKKPNVQLIGIDDAGGRSQPAALQ
- a CDS encoding DUF6012 family protein gives rise to the protein MLLHLIPRLYAFRSIEGECSLIDFECPTLGIFLRNGHELVARRPYPNKNYLVGCRKVGQKAINGLLIESPTRINQLTTITRWAVGAERVVTHKVQYVILDSEMDAITESMVLWHTMSPSLGGFGNRWPSAAQNWTPASAQPRMELVPRYRDGSIQDSLDEAGRITERSEIFHLHTVERERVLFRSETDLYSRNPTAEMAFTAPA